The genomic segment AACGTCCTGCAGCTCAACATCGCCCTCAAAGCGCTCATCGCGCATTGATCGCGTTACAGCTGGTGCGCGGCCGGAGGTCTGCGGCCCGAGACGTCTCTCTCGGGCCGCAGACCCGGCCGCGTTCCGGCACACACTCCCTCACGCACGACAGGAAGGCGGCACACCGATGACCCGGGTGCTGGTGGTGGAGGACGAACCACAGCTCGTGCGGGCTCTGGAGATGAATCTGAAGGCACGCAAGTACGAGGTCGACACGGCACCCAACGGGGGAACCGCCCTGCGACTCGCCGGTGCGCGTCCTCCGGACGCCGTCCTGCTGGATCTCGGCCTGCCCGACATGGACGGCATCGACGTGATCAGGGAACTGCGCGGCTCGTTCCGGGCACCGATTCTCGTGGTCTCGGCCCGCAACACCTCCGACGAGAAGGTCGAGGTTCTCGACGCGGGCGCGGACGATTTCGTCACCAAGCCGTTCAGCATGGAAGAGCTGATGGCGCGACTGCGGGCGGCGATCCGTTCGAAGGAGACCGTGGCGCGCTACGACGGTCCGGCACTCGTCGAGACCGCCGACTTCACCGTCGACCTGCTCGCCAAGAAGATCCGGCGCGCCGGGCGGGATCTGCGACTCACCCCCACGGAATGGCACCTGCTGGAGATCCTCATCCGCGAGCGGGGACGGCTCGTCAGCCAGCGACAACTGCTCCAGGAGGTGTGGGGCCCCGGCCACGTCACCCGCACCAACTACCTCCGCGTCTACATGGCCCAGCTCAGACGCAAGCTCGAAACGGATCCGGCGCACCCCCGCCACCTCATCACCCTGGCCGGCATGGGCTACCGCTTTGAGATCTGAAGACCCCCGACCACGGAGATCTGCATCATGACGCGCGGCAAGTTCCGCATCTACCTCGGTGGGGCACCAGGGGTCGGCAAGACCTACTCCATGCTGTCCGAGGCCCACCGGCGCGTGGAGCGCGGCACCGACTGTGTCGTGGCGTTCGTGGAACACCATGAACGACCGCGCACCGAGGTGCTGTTGCACGGCCTCGAGCAGGTGTCGCGCCAGGAGCTCCAGTACCGCGACGCCGTCTTCACGGAGATGGACGTCGACGCGGTGCTGGAGCGCCGCCCGGCCGTCGCCCTGGTGGACGAACTCGCGCACACCAACGTCCCCGGCTCGCGCAACGCCAAGCGCTGGCAGGACGTCGAGGAACTGCTCGCGGCGGGAATCGACGTCGTCTCCACCGTCAACATCCAGCATCTGGAGTCGCTCGGTGACGTGGTCGAGTCGATCACCGGCATCCGGCAGCGGGAGACCGTGCCCGATGAAGTGGTTCGCCGTGCCGACCAGATCGAGCTGGTCGACATGTCCCCTGAGGCGCTGCGCCGCCGGATGGCACACGGCAACATCTACAAGCCGGACAAGGTCGACGCGGCCCGGTCCAACTACTTCCGCCCCGGCAATCTGACGGCGCTGCGCGAGCTGGCGCTGCTGTGGGTCGCCGACCGGGTCGACGAGTACCTCCAGCAGTACCGCGGTGAGCACAACATCCGCTCTCCCTGGCAGGCGCGGGAACGCATCGTGGTCGGCCTCACCGGCGGGCCCGAGGGGCGCACCCTCATCCGCCGCGCCGCCCGCCTCGCCGAGAAGGGCGCCGGCGGCGAGGTGCTCGCCGTCTACATCGCCAGAAGCGACGGCCTCAGCTCCGCCTCACCCAAGGAACTCGCCGGCCAGCGGACGCTGGTCGAGGACCTGGGCGGCACCTTCCACCACGTCGTGGGCGACAACGTCACCCAGGCGCTGCTGGAGTTCGCACGAGGCGTCAACGCCTCCCAGATCGTGCTGGGTTCCAGCCGCCGCAAGGCCTGGCAGTACATCTTCGGGCCCGGTGTCGGCGCGACCGTCGCCCGCGATTCCGGCCCTGACCTGGACGTGCACATCGTCACGCACGACGAGGTCGCCAAGGGACGCGGGCTGCCCCTGCACCACGGCGCCACGCTCGGCCGCTCCCGCATCGTCGCCGGCTGGCTGGCCGGGCTGCTGGGCCCCGCGCTGCTCTCGGTGCTCCTGACGAGCTCGGGGGCGGACCTCGGCCTCGCCAACGACATGCTGCTCTTCCTGTCGCTGACGGTGGCCGCCGCGCTGCTCGGCGGGCTGCTGCCGGCGCTCGCCTCCGCCGCGTTCGGCTCGCTCCTCCTGAACTACTACTTCACCCCGCCTTTGCACCAGTTCACGGTCTCCGACCCGCGGAACATCCTCGCCATCGTGATCTTCGTCGGGGTGGCGGTGTCGGTGGCCTCCGTCGTGGACCTCGCCGCCCGCCGGACCCAGCAGGCCGCCCGCCTGCGGGCCGAGTCGGAGATACTCTCCTTCCTCGCGGGCAGCGTGCTCCGCGGTGAGACGAGCCTGGACGCCCTGCTGGAACGGGTCCGCGAGACGTTCACCATGGAGTCGGTGGCCCTGCTGGAACGCGAGAGCGACGTCGCGCCCTGGACGTGCACCGGGAGCGTCGGACCGCGTGCCGTGCTGCGCCCCGAGGACGCGGACGTCGACATGCCGGTCGGCGATCACCTCGCCCTCGCCCTGTCCGGACGGGTGCTGCCCGCCGAGGACCGCCGGGTGCTCGGCGCCTTCGCCGCCCAGGCCGCCGTCGTCCTCGACCGGCAGCGACTGCAGAGCGAAGCCGCGCAGGCCCGCGAGTCGGCCGAGGGCAACCGCATCCGTACGTCCCTGCTCGCCGCCGTCAGCCATGATCTGCGCACACCGCTGTCCGGCATCAAGGCGTCCGTGACGTCACTGCGCTCCGACGACGTCGCCTGGTCGGAGGCCGACCAGGCCGAACTGCTCGCCGGCATCGAGGACGGAGCGGACCGGCTCGGCCACCTCGTCGACAACCTCCTCGACATGTCCCGTCTGCAGACCGACACCGTGACCCCGCTGATCCGCGAGATCTACCTCGACGAGGTGGTGCCGATGGCACTCGGCGGCGTCCCCGAGGGCAGCGTCGTCCTCGACATCCCGGAGGCCCTGCCGATGGTCGCCGTCGACCCGGGGCTGCTGGAGCGCGCGGTCGCCAACGTCGTCGAGAACGCCGTGAAGTACAGCCCCGGGGGTGAACCGGTGCTGGTCACGGCCAGCGCGATCGCCGACCGGGTCGAGGTACGCGTGGTCGACCGCGGCCCGGGTGTCCCGGACGAGGCCAAGAGCCGCATCTTCGCCCCCTTCCAGCGGTACGGCGACGCCCCGCGGGGAGCGGGAGTCGGCCTCGGTCTCGCGGTCGCCCGCGGCTTCACCGAAGCGATGGGTGGCACCCTGAACGCCGAGGACACCCCTGGCGGCGGCTTCACGATGGTCCTCTCCGTACCGTCCGTAGCCGACCACCCACCGATCCGCCCCGACCTCCCCGCCACGGACACGTCATGAGGATCTCGAGGACATCAACCGTTCCGGCCGTGGTGCGGGAGTGGGATGACGAAGCGGGCTGGGGTGTTCTCGACTGCGCCGAGACACCGGGGGGCTGCTTCGGTCACTTCAGCGACATCGTGGCCGAGGGATTCCGGTCGCTCAGCGCGGGACAGCGGGTCCAGCTGACCTGGGAAGCGCCCGGTCAGGACGGATACGCGTACCGGGCGGTGCGCATCATCCCCTGACCGGGGACAGTGCGCGCGGCTCCGCTACCGGCGTTGCTGG from the Streptomyces sp. RKAG293 genome contains:
- a CDS encoding response regulator; protein product: MTRVLVVEDEPQLVRALEMNLKARKYEVDTAPNGGTALRLAGARPPDAVLLDLGLPDMDGIDVIRELRGSFRAPILVVSARNTSDEKVEVLDAGADDFVTKPFSMEELMARLRAAIRSKETVARYDGPALVETADFTVDLLAKKIRRAGRDLRLTPTEWHLLEILIRERGRLVSQRQLLQEVWGPGHVTRTNYLRVYMAQLRRKLETDPAHPRHLITLAGMGYRFEI
- a CDS encoding ATP-binding protein produces the protein MTRGKFRIYLGGAPGVGKTYSMLSEAHRRVERGTDCVVAFVEHHERPRTEVLLHGLEQVSRQELQYRDAVFTEMDVDAVLERRPAVALVDELAHTNVPGSRNAKRWQDVEELLAAGIDVVSTVNIQHLESLGDVVESITGIRQRETVPDEVVRRADQIELVDMSPEALRRRMAHGNIYKPDKVDAARSNYFRPGNLTALRELALLWVADRVDEYLQQYRGEHNIRSPWQARERIVVGLTGGPEGRTLIRRAARLAEKGAGGEVLAVYIARSDGLSSASPKELAGQRTLVEDLGGTFHHVVGDNVTQALLEFARGVNASQIVLGSSRRKAWQYIFGPGVGATVARDSGPDLDVHIVTHDEVAKGRGLPLHHGATLGRSRIVAGWLAGLLGPALLSVLLTSSGADLGLANDMLLFLSLTVAAALLGGLLPALASAAFGSLLLNYYFTPPLHQFTVSDPRNILAIVIFVGVAVSVASVVDLAARRTQQAARLRAESEILSFLAGSVLRGETSLDALLERVRETFTMESVALLERESDVAPWTCTGSVGPRAVLRPEDADVDMPVGDHLALALSGRVLPAEDRRVLGAFAAQAAVVLDRQRLQSEAAQARESAEGNRIRTSLLAAVSHDLRTPLSGIKASVTSLRSDDVAWSEADQAELLAGIEDGADRLGHLVDNLLDMSRLQTDTVTPLIREIYLDEVVPMALGGVPEGSVVLDIPEALPMVAVDPGLLERAVANVVENAVKYSPGGEPVLVTASAIADRVEVRVVDRGPGVPDEAKSRIFAPFQRYGDAPRGAGVGLGLAVARGFTEAMGGTLNAEDTPGGGFTMVLSVPSVADHPPIRPDLPATDTS
- a CDS encoding cold shock domain-containing protein: MRISRTSTVPAVVREWDDEAGWGVLDCAETPGGCFGHFSDIVAEGFRSLSAGQRVQLTWEAPGQDGYAYRAVRIIP